A stretch of the Streptococcus himalayensis genome encodes the following:
- a CDS encoding peptide ABC transporter substrate-binding protein, producing MKKRTGLLAAGILLSTGLMLAACSGNSTGSSSDNTYYYVYSTDPDTLDYVFANRATTSDVTSNLVDGLLESDRYGNLIPSLAEDWFVSKDGLTYTYKLRKDAKWFTSEGEEYAGVTAQDFVTGLKHAADSKSESLYIVEDSVKGLKDYVDGKIKDFSEVGVKAIDDYTVEYTLTAPETYWNSKTTMGTLFPVNEEFLKSKGKDYGSPKPDSILYNGPYLLKSWVSKSSIEYVKNPQYYDKDNVHIEHIKLSYFDGSDQESLIRNFKDGAYTTATLFPNSSSYPAVEKEFAENIIVGSQDATSYYMNFNFDRQSYKHTSKTNDAQKNATKEAVLNKNFRLAINFAFDRTKYSAQLNGEKLASKTLRNTLVPPSFVQIGDKTYGEVLGEKLVNYGSQWSNINLADAQDAYYNPEKAKENFAQAKSELEAKGVQFPIHLDVIVSQTSKTFVDQMSSLKQSIEATLGTENVVIDLQKLSEDDYNNAGYFATTAAQKDYDLGGGGWSPDFQDPSTYLDTIRVDNGGSIANFGFDPDQANDKIQTVALDTYTNMVKEANKEQDVKMRYEKYAEAEAWLLDNGVIMPYASLGGRPSVSRIVPFSSANADVGTKGVGTYYKYRKVQKDIVVAKDWETAREKWRKEKAESNKKAQEDLVKHIR from the coding sequence ATGAAAAAAAGAACAGGACTATTAGCGGCTGGTATCTTACTGAGTACTGGGCTGATGCTGGCAGCTTGTAGCGGAAATAGCACAGGAAGTTCATCAGACAACACCTACTATTATGTGTATAGTACAGATCCGGATACGCTTGATTATGTATTTGCCAATCGAGCAACAACTTCAGATGTGACCAGTAACCTGGTTGATGGGTTGCTTGAAAGTGACCGCTATGGGAATTTAATCCCGTCTCTAGCTGAGGATTGGTTCGTTTCAAAAGATGGACTGACCTATACTTATAAACTTCGCAAAGATGCCAAATGGTTTACCTCTGAGGGTGAAGAGTATGCTGGTGTGACTGCCCAAGACTTTGTGACAGGTTTGAAGCATGCGGCCGATAGCAAGTCAGAATCCCTGTATATTGTCGAAGATTCCGTCAAGGGCTTAAAAGACTATGTTGATGGGAAAATCAAGGATTTCAGCGAAGTTGGTGTAAAGGCAATTGATGATTATACGGTCGAATATACTCTCACGGCTCCCGAAACCTATTGGAATTCAAAAACAACCATGGGAACGCTATTTCCTGTCAATGAGGAATTTTTGAAGTCCAAAGGAAAAGACTACGGCAGTCCCAAGCCAGATAGTATCCTTTATAATGGTCCCTATCTCTTGAAATCATGGGTTTCTAAGTCCTCTATCGAATATGTGAAAAATCCACAGTACTATGATAAGGATAATGTGCATATCGAGCATATCAAGTTATCTTATTTTGACGGTTCAGACCAAGAGTCCTTGATTCGAAACTTTAAGGACGGGGCCTATACAACGGCTACCTTGTTCCCTAACAGTTCTAGCTATCCAGCGGTTGAAAAAGAGTTTGCAGAGAATATCATTGTTGGCTCACAAGATGCGACATCTTATTACATGAATTTTAATTTCGATCGTCAATCTTACAAACATACTTCTAAAACAAATGATGCACAAAAGAATGCGACGAAAGAAGCAGTGCTCAATAAAAACTTCCGTCTAGCCATTAATTTTGCTTTTGACCGAACGAAATACAGTGCCCAGCTAAATGGTGAAAAGTTAGCCAGCAAGACGTTACGAAATACCTTGGTACCACCAAGTTTTGTGCAAATTGGGGACAAGACCTACGGAGAAGTTCTTGGTGAGAAATTGGTCAACTACGGTAGTCAATGGAGCAATATCAATCTTGCAGATGCTCAGGATGCCTACTATAATCCAGAAAAAGCCAAAGAAAACTTTGCCCAAGCCAAGTCTGAATTGGAAGCTAAAGGAGTTCAATTCCCGATTCATTTGGATGTCATCGTTTCACAAACAAGCAAAACCTTTGTGGATCAGATGAGTTCCTTGAAGCAATCTATTGAAGCGACGTTAGGAACCGAAAATGTTGTCATTGACCTTCAAAAATTATCAGAGGACGACTATAATAATGCAGGGTATTTTGCAACCACGGCTGCTCAAAAAGATTACGATCTTGGCGGAGGCGGTTGGTCTCCAGACTTCCAAGATCCATCGACTTATCTTGATACCATTCGAGTGGATAATGGAGGCTCTATTGCCAATTTTGGTTTTGATCCTGATCAAGCCAATGATAAGATTCAAACAGTTGCTCTAGATACCTATACGAACATGGTCAAGGAAGCCAATAAAGAGCAAGATGTTAAAATGCGTTATGAGAAATATGCAGAAGCTGAAGCTTGGTTGCTAGATAACGGCGTGATTATGCCTTATGCCTCTCTGGGTGGTCGCCCATCTGTCTCACGGATTGTTCCATTTTCTTCTGCAAATGCAGATGTCGGAACCAAAGGTGTCGGGACTTACTACAAGTATCGAAAGGTTCAAAAAGATATTGTAGTCGCCAAAGATTGGGAGACTGCTCGTGAAAAATGGCGAAAAGAAAAGGCCGAATCCAATAAAAAGGCACAAGAGGATTTAGTGAAACATATTCGCTAA
- the pepC gene encoding aminopeptidase C: MNSLHQSLTDRFFADYEANQHFAATENAVTHNGIYASLEKRSSSVENTPVFSIDLTKDKVSNQKASGRCWMFAALNTFRHKMIAGFQLEDFELSQAHTFFWDKYEKSNWFLEQILATADQALTSRKVKFLLDVPQQDGGQWDMVVSLFEKYGVVPKSVYPESISSSNSRELNAVLNKLLRQDAQILRDLVTAGQTQEDIQTKKEELLQEIFNFLAMSLGLPPRTFDFAYRDKDDHYHSETGLTPQEFYKKYVDIQLDDYVSIINAPTAGKPYGKSYTVEMLGNVVGSRPVRYLNVEMDRLKSLAIAQMQAGETVWFGSDVGQSSNRKTGVMANGMYDFASSMKIDLHQDKASRLDYGESLMTHAMVLTGVDLDENGQSIKWKIENSWGDKVGDKGYFVASDSWMDEYTYQIVVRKEFLTEAELAAYNAEPIVLAPWDPMGALASK, translated from the coding sequence ATGAATTCATTACACCAATCATTAACCGATCGATTTTTTGCTGATTACGAAGCCAATCAGCACTTTGCAGCCACGGAAAATGCAGTAACCCACAATGGTATCTATGCTTCTCTCGAAAAACGCAGCAGCAGTGTCGAAAATACCCCTGTTTTTTCCATTGATTTAACCAAAGACAAGGTCAGCAACCAAAAGGCTTCTGGTCGCTGCTGGATGTTTGCCGCCCTCAATACCTTCCGCCACAAAATGATCGCTGGTTTCCAATTGGAAGACTTTGAACTCTCTCAAGCCCATACCTTCTTTTGGGATAAATATGAGAAATCCAACTGGTTTTTAGAACAAATTTTAGCGACAGCTGATCAAGCATTAACCAGCCGCAAGGTCAAATTTCTATTAGATGTTCCTCAACAAGACGGTGGTCAATGGGACATGGTCGTATCCCTCTTTGAAAAATACGGTGTTGTGCCAAAATCAGTCTATCCAGAATCCATCTCTTCCAGCAACAGCCGTGAACTCAATGCTGTCCTCAATAAATTGCTACGCCAGGATGCCCAAATTTTACGTGATTTGGTGACAGCAGGCCAAACTCAAGAAGATATTCAGACAAAAAAAGAAGAACTCTTGCAAGAAATCTTTAACTTCCTTGCCATGTCGCTTGGCTTACCACCTCGTACCTTTGATTTTGCCTACCGAGATAAAGACGATCACTACCATAGCGAAACAGGCTTAACTCCGCAAGAATTTTACAAAAAATATGTGGATATTCAACTGGATGACTACGTCTCCATCATCAACGCACCGACTGCTGGCAAACCGTATGGCAAGTCTTACACCGTTGAAATGCTCGGAAACGTAGTGGGCAGCCGACCTGTACGCTACCTTAACGTGGAAATGGATCGCTTGAAATCCCTTGCTATTGCTCAAATGCAGGCTGGTGAAACGGTCTGGTTTGGGTCTGATGTCGGTCAATCCAGCAATCGTAAGACAGGTGTCATGGCAAATGGCATGTATGATTTTGCTTCTAGTATGAAAATTGACCTCCACCAAGACAAGGCCAGCCGTCTTGACTACGGTGAAAGTCTGATGACTCACGCAATGGTCTTAACGGGTGTCGATCTTGATGAAAATGGACAATCCATTAAATGGAAGATTGAAAATTCTTGGGGAGACAAGGTTGGCGATAAGGGGTATTTTGTTGCAAGCGATAGCTGGATGGATGAATATACCTATCAAATCGTTGTCCGCAAAGAATTCTTAACAGAGGCAGAGCTTGCAGCCTACAATGCAGAGCCAATTGTTCTTGCGCCATGGGATCCAATGGGAGCATTGGCTAGCAAATAA
- the nadE gene encoding ammonia-dependent NAD(+) synthetase: MSLQETIIKQLGVKPTINPQEEIRKSIDFLKDYLKKHPFLKSYVLGISGGQDSTLAGRLAQLAMEEMRAETGDERYQFIAVRLPYGIQADENDAQAALSFIQPDVSLVVNIKESVDAMTKAVQATESTVSDFHKGNIKARSRMIAQYALAGSYQGAVIGTDHAAENITGFFTKFGDGGADILPLFRLNKRQGRALLAELGADRSLYEKIPIADLEEERPGLTDEVALGVTYDKIDDYLEGKAIEPEAQAVIENWWKKTEHKRHLPITIFDDFWK, encoded by the coding sequence ATGAGCCTACAAGAAACAATTATCAAGCAATTAGGCGTCAAACCCACCATCAATCCTCAGGAAGAAATCCGTAAATCAATTGATTTTTTAAAGGATTACCTCAAAAAACACCCTTTTTTAAAGAGCTATGTTTTGGGGATTTCTGGTGGTCAAGATTCCACGCTCGCTGGCCGATTGGCTCAGCTTGCAATGGAGGAAATGCGAGCAGAAACGGGAGATGAGCGTTATCAATTCATCGCTGTTCGTCTTCCGTACGGCATTCAAGCAGATGAGAACGATGCCCAAGCAGCGCTCTCCTTTATCCAGCCTGATGTGAGCCTTGTTGTGAATATCAAAGAAAGTGTCGATGCCATGACAAAAGCCGTTCAAGCGACAGAGAGCACCGTATCTGACTTTCATAAAGGAAATATCAAGGCCCGTAGTCGCATGATTGCCCAATATGCCCTGGCAGGAAGTTACCAAGGTGCTGTGATTGGAACAGACCATGCCGCTGAAAATATTACTGGTTTCTTCACCAAATTTGGTGATGGCGGTGCCGACATTCTCCCACTTTTTCGTCTCAATAAACGCCAAGGAAGAGCACTCTTGGCAGAACTTGGAGCAGACCGCTCCCTCTACGAAAAAATTCCCATAGCGGATTTGGAAGAAGAAAGACCTGGGTTAACAGATGAGGTAGCACTTGGAGTGACCTACGATAAGATTGACGACTACCTAGAAGGTAAAGCAATTGAGCCAGAAGCCCAAGCCGTCATTGAGAATTGGTGGAAAAAAACAGAGCACAAACGCCATCTTCCCATTACTATTTTCGATGATTTTTGGAAATAA
- the murQ gene encoding N-acetylmuramic acid 6-phosphate etherase has protein sequence MEIHALHTEQRNPASAAIEEMSIAALTAYINREDQTVAQAVAQVLPQVNLVIEQAVQCVRNQGRIFYIGAGTSGRLGILDASECPPTYGVSPELVQGIIAGGSSAILAAQEGAEDNQLAAEEDLQAHQLSAKDIVIGLAASGRTPYVLSGLAYAKKIGAKTASISCVEGAALSDFADIAIEVLVGPEVVAGSSRMKAGTAQKLILNMISTATMIQLGKVYKGYMVDVQPSNAKLIERAKRIIQQTTACSEEEAEQVFSQSKQQVKKAILMQLGQLNLAEAESLLEAYQDHIVLAIRALGDKSSSK, from the coding sequence ATGGAGATTCATGCATTACACACGGAACAGCGCAATCCAGCTTCTGCAGCTATTGAAGAGATGAGTATTGCAGCATTAACAGCCTATATCAATAGAGAGGATCAAACTGTTGCCCAAGCTGTTGCTCAGGTATTGCCACAGGTCAATCTTGTGATAGAACAGGCTGTTCAATGTGTGCGCAATCAGGGAAGAATATTTTATATAGGGGCAGGAACATCTGGACGACTAGGAATTTTAGATGCTTCTGAATGCCCACCGACCTATGGCGTTTCTCCGGAACTCGTACAAGGGATCATTGCAGGAGGCTCGTCAGCCATTCTAGCTGCACAAGAGGGAGCAGAAGATAATCAGCTTGCTGCGGAGGAAGATTTACAGGCACATCAGCTAAGTGCTAAGGATATCGTCATTGGACTAGCAGCTTCAGGACGGACACCTTATGTGCTTTCAGGACTTGCTTATGCGAAGAAAATCGGTGCTAAGACAGCTTCGATTTCCTGTGTAGAAGGAGCAGCCTTATCAGATTTCGCAGATATTGCAATAGAAGTGCTGGTCGGTCCAGAAGTGGTTGCAGGATCCAGTCGTATGAAGGCTGGGACTGCTCAAAAACTAATTTTAAATATGATTTCAACAGCTACTATGATTCAGCTAGGTAAAGTCTATAAGGGCTATATGGTCGATGTGCAGCCAAGCAATGCCAAATTGATTGAACGAGCGAAGCGCATTATCCAACAAACCACAGCTTGTAGTGAGGAAGAAGCAGAACAAGTATTTTCTCAGTCAAAACAGCAAGTGAAAAAAGCTATTCTCATGCAGTTGGGGCAACTAAATCTAGCTGAAGCAGAGAGCTTACTAGAAGCCTATCAAGATCATATTGTTCTTGCCATTCGAGCATTAGGAGATAAAAGTAGCTCGAAATAG